GTGATTCGAATATAACCCCTATGAATCCTCGTGTCGAGATCCTATGATGCTTAGTAGAGTTCAAAAGATTTTGTTTAGTTGGGTAAGTGAGTTACTAAGCTCTAACAACACTACTCTCACTGATCTGCAGACATGTGAGGAGGAAATATAGGGATACCTTTTGGTTTCTTTATGAGAAGTTTGACCAGTTCCTTCCTTTGACTTTTTCCTCCATGATCTCGACCAGGAGATCTGGATTGGGAGCAGATTCCCAGGAGATGATAAGGATGAGACTAAACTTATTGATATGATGATAACTACACCAGCAGACAGCACGGAAGACTCGAATCTTCTCCATGCTGAATTGAATCAGCATTGTTGAAGCTTACTGGTGCAGGTTTTCCCTTCACTTGGTGAGCAAATCCAGGTGAGggtggagagaagaagaagactgtGTTTTGTTCCCTGTTGAAGGCCCACCACCACCAACCTCACAGTGATAGGCTGCTCTCATTATCTAAACCTAACCCTTATCACGAtcccttgtgtgtgtgtgtgtgtgtgagagagagagagagagagagagagagagagagagagagagagagatgggcttTCGACACAAGTCAAAAATATATTTGTTGGATCTGTTTTATTAAAACAATAAACAAAATTATAATATCCCAATTAACTAGCATTAATTACATACATCTATTCTTATAGCTATGTTCAAGCGAGATCTTAGGTTTTCATCTGTATCTTCTTGTACTGTCCATATCAATTGTTTTGTATCATTCAATAgtaatattcataattttttttagaatataTTCATATAATGTACTAACCAattcttttattttatattttatcagagttattatataattattcatgattgaaattattattattattattattattattatatttttagtaaaaaataaattaatttgctAAAATGGAGCCTCAGCCCTTTGAGCAACCCAAAATAGAACTCATCTTTTTTATGTTCTCCATTAGTCATATCTAATTGGTGGTTTTCTCATTTGTGATTTTTGTAGGAATTTGATGGGGCTTTTCTACCAACAAATAAGatatatttcataattttttatttataagaacatgaattatcattaaaaaaattagaggaaaagAATTTGATCCTCTTATCTTACCTCTATCAGCATCCATCAGATCCGGTGATGCACGTGGAGGCATGATTATAGCTTTAGAATCCGTGCTGAAGCTGATATACGGTGGGATTCTTCTCATCTGTGTGTGACTCGTAGAAGGCAAACGTGAAGGGCTTATTTTATAAACATGAAATGTTTAGGTAGAAATATCGCTAAGCGAGGGTAACAACCAACGCCGTCATCGTTAGTTAACGGCGGAGGCAGGTCGCCTCCGGTGGAGGGCGTTTCTTGAGCGCGGCTCTTTAAACGGAGCGTGGTACCGGTTAGCTCCGCCTTAGTCCGGCGACGACTCCAACGGTGGCGCAGAATCGGGAGCGATGGTGGATTTGAGGCTCACAAGGGGCTTCATCTTCTTCGAATTAGAACCATAGCGACGTCCTCTGGGATCCAAAAGGTAGTCTTGAAGCGATATCCCAATCCATTCGCTCCGGGTTTCTCAGGCGTGGTTCCTTTCTGGTGTGTCGAAGTAGAATCTCGATGTGTTTCTTGATGACTTGTGTGCGGTTTCCCCCTCTCGTTCTCCGGGTTTTATGGATTCCATCGCTGTGGATCGAGAAAAATCTCATCTTGTTGTCATGTACCTCTTCTTCCGTTCAAGTTTCCTGCAGTTTGGTTTGAGGAGGACCTTTTCATACTTCTGCTGGCGATGTTTGGTTGGATTGGGAGGAATCGGTACCTGTAGATCAAAAACGATCagaaaaatctcttctttttcaTATACATACACGGTGGTTGTTCTTGGTATCCGAGCTTGTTAGTGTTTGATTCCATGTGAAATGaaactttttttccttctttgattCTTCAGGTGAAGTTTTGCTTTGTTTGGGTCCTTTTCATTCTCTTGGAATCATAGACTCGGGTGGTGGAATACATGGAATGGATCTGTGAGTGTCTTCTTCTGTGGGATGCGTTCATTGATTCCGGCGGAATTCGAAATCCACCAATCAGCTAGTAGctgcaggaggaggaggaagaggaggaggaggtgattaCAGAGCGGAAAACAAAGATAAAAGAGGGATGGGAGAAGATCTTCTCACCACCTTATCCATTGAGAACCGCCATCCCTCCACCCTCCTCACGATGGATCCTTCAGGTGGCACGGTGTCCTCTTCGTCCCATGAGGATTCGGACCGCGAACTCTTCATCCAGCATCAGCAGGTTGTCCTTTCCGTTGCGCCAGACATCAACCTCCCTCTCTCTGTTGCGCGTTCCCCTTCCCAGCAATCATGGAATTCGGACACTGGTGACATCTTGGATGTTGGTCTTGGTCCACAGATCTATGATGCAGAGACAACCCGCCACATCCCAAAGGCCACCGCTGCCCGCAAGTGCTCCAAGCGAGGGGATAGCATATGGGGAGCGTGGTTCTTCTTTAGCTGCTACTTCAAGCCTATGCTGATGGAGAAATCCAAAGGAAAGGTCATCCGACACGATGTGTTCATGGTGCAGCATGACATGGAGAACATGTACATGTGGGTCTTCAAAGAACGACCGGAGAACGCGCTCGGAAAGATGCAACTGCGGAGCTATATGAACGGGCACTGCCGTCCCGGCGAACCTCAGTTCCCATTCAGTGTCGACAGGGGGTTCGTTCGATCTCATAAGATGCAGCGGAAGCAGTATCGGGGACTGTCGAATCCGCAGTGCGTCCATGGAATCGAGGTCGTCAGATCACCCGATCCGAAGCTTGTTCGTGAGGTGGATCGCCAGAAGTGGGTGGAGCTCACAGGCAGGGGTCTTAATTTCTCGATCCCACCTGAAGCAAGTGATTTCGAGTCATGGAGGAATCAACCCAGCACTGAAATTGAGCTCGAGAGGcggcctcgtcctcctcctccaaaGGGCACTTCACATACCCATCCTGAAAACTTGTCTTCTTCACAGTCAAATCATTGTAATGGTGATGGAATGGACCGTTCTTCTGTCTGCAGCAAACGCAGGAAGGATTTCTTCCTCCCTGCCATGGATGAGGATCGGGATCATGTTGAGCCCTCATGGCTGAATGAATTTACTGGCGTGATGAGGCATGCATATGGGCCCGTGACCGCAGCAAAGACGATCTACGAAGACGACGACGGGTACTTGATAATGATCAGCTTGCCATTTGCCGATCAACAGAGGGTGAAAGTTTCTTGGAGGAACAGTGTGATGCATGGGATACTGAAGATAATTTGTATCAGCACTGCTCGGACGCCATACATAAAGCGGCATGACAGGACCTTCAAGCTGACCGATCCTTCTCCGGAGCATTGCCCTCCGGGGGAGTTTGTAAGGGAAATAACACTACCGATGCGAATCCCGGAAGATGCGAATCTGGAAGCATACTACGACGAGAGTGGTGCATTGCTTGAGATCATGGTTCCGAAACACCGAATGGGACCAGAAGAACATGAAGTCCGTGTGTGCATTCTTCGTCCTCATCACCGGTGAAGTCGGCGCTAATGCACTTTTGTCAACCTGAACCAGTGAAATCTGTCAAATCGAAGCGCATCAGAGTAAGCCTTGCCGCTTGCTTACCGACCTGCACTGATGTGGATGGGACTCGGTAGGAAGGTGACGGATGGCTAAGGTTGATGAGTCTTGGATTCAGTGTCGCGAGTCGGAGTTAGATTTGACTTCTTTTTCTCTAATTATGTTGCAGTTCCATCGGTCAAAACCAAAGTTATTATTTTGGCCGAAGGGCAAGGAGGAATAAAAAGATCCGTCAGGAATCCATGACTTCTCTCTCTGGAATGTTGAAGTTACCTTGTCCTCCTCGCTTCTCTGTTTCCTGCTCcgccaccgcttgtcggtgggGACGGTGATCTTGTTCCTCTGCCCGGCGACACGTTCGGTATGCCATTGGCGTCGATGTGGAAGCGCACGTCCTTTCTAAGAGCAGTTGGGTACAGGTGTGTCGTGGCGTAGTTGGGTATCACGTCGGTCCAACTTGCTGAACGTCTCTGGTTCGAGTACGGACGGGCGACGTAAAattgaattttttaaatattctttTCCCCGCATGTGTGTTATTTTAggtttctctattgagaattaatcttttttttttcaaaattttctctCAACTCACTTGTCTggatattaataaaaattatatatgttattttcttTCCTAAATCAAGCCCCACACCTATGCAAGTTTATGTCGTAGATCAAGAGTCGATACTGTTTAGTCATGTTCCGAAGATATGTCATCCAGGTGGTTTCTCAAGAGAGAGACAAAGTGATGAGAGCTAGGTAAGGGCCGGAGAGAATGGTTGATAGATTATTGTCGAGTCCTTTGAGTCATCCCAAGGTGAAACCGAAGTAGGTTTGATCTTCGTCGGGATCCTATACAACAAGCTGGTGTTGGGAGGGATTCTCAATTTGACCCCTTCGATGATTTAGTTAGTAGATGAATGAAGAATCCCGTCCTTTTGGGATTGGAGATCGACCTTTATACTTGCGAAGCTAACAAAGAGGGGGCTATAGTTGGTGAGGATCGACTGTACCTCTCTACGGCACAATCGTGTGGGTGACCAACTTGTACATCCCATGTGGCATGGCATGGGTCAGCTTGTTCAAGCTCCTGTAGCACAGGATTGATTCGTGTAGTCTCGTGCGACGTGAAGCTAGCAAGGGACAACTAAGAAAACATCACCCACCATCTCGACCATTTTCCATGTCAGACATATGTCGAGTTGTCTTCCATGTCAATTTTATGATGACTGTCAATTGGGAAACTACGACTAATGTTAAAATAATCCTTATCAATATGATATACTAATATTTTAGAAAGATTTAAGCGTATTAACTATTTAGACATATTTCTTTCACATATAAAAGATTATCATCTTCTATACGATCTATCGttattgataaaattattaataaattaaaagatgataaaatatttatatcttcCAATCGAGGAAGCATCATTCTTATCAATTCGGTATTTAATTATCTCTCTTCACTCCTTATTAAGGAGATAGACCTACAACTCATTTGTTGATAGTATAACTAAATTCAATGAAGCATTTGTATGGGGGTGATTCTTAAACTCGTAGGAAATTAAGATTGGTATATTAGAACAAAGTCACATCCCCAAACTATTAGGAGGTTTAAGTATTAGAGACATCTCATTGATCAAATACTCTCATTGTATTTTACCCATTTTTTTCAAATAACTCAAACTGCCTCTAGTCTCATATTCTTAATAAGAAATATGATTATTTTGAACCTTGGAACTTTGTTATTAAGAAATCAATCCTCTTATACTTGGAAAGGTATTAGTCAAACTATTCTCAATGTCAGGATTGGTCTTAGAAAACTTGTTGGATCCAGACAAAGCATCCTCGTTTGCGAAGAGCCAGGGTTGTCGAGCATCTAATTAAACAAATGACATACCTTCTTCACCTGTAACATTAATTCTCAATGCAACCTAGTCTTCGATCTTTATCTTAGACGAAGCTTGGAACAATCTTGTGCTAAATAGCTTATTTCATTCAAGCCTAATTAacataattaaattatatttaaccTTCACTTGAACCCAATGATGATAAATGAGTTTGAAGCTTCACCCTATGGAGTTGACTACTTCTAAAAGTGTCTATTGACACTTGAGGGAAGATAGAACTACTAAGAAAGGTATTGGGAGGGTTGGAAGGTTGTGCTTTTATGCTTAGTATCTGCTTAGCAAATTAGTTGAATCTCTCATCTCTTCTCGTCTCGTCATGTCTCGCCTCACCATGTGGTCAACTTAGGCTTAAAAAGCATGATcctatgaaaaataaatttttttattcctcaATTGACATTGCCCTTTAGTTGCATTGGAAAAATTGAAATGACCTCAAGTTGAAAAACCATCATTCCCAACCTTGTGGATgaaggttctctctctctctctctctctctctcttggatgATTCCAATATAACTCGAATGTTGAAGACTCTTCTTATCCTTTTCTTGAGCCAATAGCATCTCTTTTTCTTACAGCCACAGGTTGCTGATTCAACACTCATCAAGCTTCTAACCCCCCTTACAAGCTTGAATGCTCGGCATGGGATGTGGTTTTCAAAAAGCCAAAGAGTTTAAGATTTATAATTTCTCGATCAAGTAATTGAATTATTCTttttaccaaaaaaaatatttactatcCGTCagtctttaaattttatttgtgtgACAGTCCCAGCCTTAAGACACAACTTCTGAAACATAATCTTCATTCATCAATCGAGAGCCGTAAAAGGCTAGTAAGTATGCGTTTTATGGTGTCGACATGAATTTGTTgtctatatgatatatatattagaCCTTTGAGTATTAGATATTTCGAAGTTTCTCAACCTGCGTTGTCGGGTTTGGGAGGCCGGCACGAGCGAGTTCTGCGAAGTAAGCAGCGTCAGCGTTCGGCCAGCCTATCACCCATCCAAATATTCGTGCGCAAACTAGGTGTAACAGCGCGGCGGACAGCTCTCACCGCCCGCTTTGTTTTCCTTACTCATTAGTTTAAGGCGAGTTAGTATCGTACCTGCGCGTCTCCTTTTAATGACCTGACGCTCCTTGCTTATGGCTCATctgccgatgtgggactaatcgttCGGGCTTTAGACCCAAATCGAGAGACGGGGATTTTAGCCGGTACTGGTGGAGCACTAATGCTACCCCGCGCTTCCCCTCAAACGACACGTTGTCGTTCGCACATCTCTCATCtgccgatgtgggactaaacctTCTGAGCTTCGTTGCCCCCATCCCGAAACCCTAGCTCTCCGATCCTCCGGCTAAATCCCTTTACCCATGTCTGTGGCAGTAGTAGTAATCTGAAGGAAATTTTCTTCCGGTGGTCCATTGGTATGTATGTTCATGCAAAAAATTGATTGAATGATGCTACTTATttgaatgattttgattgaatgatGCAAATCATAGGTTTTAAGTCGTCCGATACACCAAGTATGTTGTGCAGGTTTGTCTGCGCTTTGCATTGCGTGCTGCAGATTTACATTTGGTGTCGTTCTGTTCTTTGATACTTGTAACTCCTTTTCCTCCACACGGTATTGCGCACATAGTTAATCAGCGGGCTGAAACTTTGATTGCAGAGGTGAaatcctttatttttttctttttttttgctcttATTTGTTGCTGAAATCTGCTGCCTCAAAATGAGCATTGATAATGTAAATGATGAATAAGCACATACATATTGTTGTGCAAATTGCAAATTACATGTTTTTATTGATTACTCTTTATTGCTAATTTTCCATTTGTAGGGTGAAGAAGGTGGGATCAAAAGGATTTTGAGCAGCATTCTATGCCACTTAGTATTTGACATCTTTGAGTTGTTCTACCTCAACTTGAATGCAAACTGAAACATCAGGTTCGTTTTTGTCCCATGAATACTGTGAATGGTGTTATGTTAACTTGTCTTCAAATGCATCGAGCAATTCTATCAATGGTTCAGGTAAAAAATGGTGGCAACAGGATACGCTTACTTATCATTGATTCTACATCATATTTCATAACACCTATCCTTGGAGGCAAAAATTCACAAGGTATGCACCTCCTATACTTGGCATGGTTGCCTCCAAAATGGATCAGATCTATCTTTATGATGCAGATTTATATCCTCTATATGGAAATTCGCACTTTGCATCAATGTCAATGtgtaattttcttaattaaaaccTGTGTGCTGCCTCAAACACAATCTAGTTAGAAGAAGATGGTGGATGGCATTGTGGTCTAATTAGGAAGCAAGCTtagtttgcctttttttttttttttgttcacatGCCTCATGATTAATTTGACATAATTCTATTGTTTCCAACTCCTTGCTCGAGTAGCTTAATATGAGATCCACAAATAATTTGATTTTTACCGTAGGGTGGATCAGTTTAGGCTTGTCGAAAATGAAGTAGTAGATTTATGCCATGAAGAACCTTATAAATAACTTTCCCAGGGAACATGCTGGAAAAGGGCTGCAATGATTTGTAAAAAATACCAAACATGAAATGACAATtcaaaattgatgattttttttttaattttcattgaATGGTCCCAACTTAATTTGGTTCTCATTGCTTTAACTCGGCGCATTGGCTCAGGCTTTATTGGCTTTGGTTTGCATCAGTTCATGTCAATTTCAGTCAGTTGAAGTGAATACCTAGTTCTGCTTAGATTTGTACACGCATCACATTCCAATTTCTCATCTAACAATATGTGTCATCTGATGCTGCTCCAGAAACAAACTGGAAGTATATCTTTGATGTTTCCGAGTGTCCCAGTACGAATATCCTATATTACCAGTTATGATAACTGTGTATGCATGTAAATGATTTATGCTAGATACATAAGTTGCATTGTCACGAGTTCCTTTGACCTAATTTTGATCAAAATGCAGGACTACTGTTGATGATTTCAACTGGAATTCTGCTGAAGAAAATAGCAAATGAATACAACCTGACAGTAACATTGCATATTTTGTGCTTGGCTGCATGATTCCTGTTTCATTTTTCTGTGATGAAATGCATGCCTTTTTTTCCCCTAGTTTATTTTGTTGCTACTGTTCTTAGAAAACTACCTAGTTTTAATCTTGAATGAATATAAACTACTATTTCTTGTGTAGGACATGTTCGTGATCTGAGCTCCAGTTGTGTGTGGCACGACGAGTAGTCTGGATCAAGCCTTATGTAACTTGCTCCTATCTGGTAATATCTCAAGCTTGAAATGCGAATAGAACACTAGATGCATGATCCATGATTCGTTATCTGTTCTTATTAGGCAAAGCTtattatcatcatattttcaCTACTTTCCATacaaattttcttaaaaattttgacCCATGTCATATCATCAAAAACATTGATCAGATAACCTTGTAGATGAAATATGTCTATGTTTTTATATAGAGATGTTAAAAGTATATTTTGATTGTCCGATGTGCAAGCATTGATGTTTTCTTACAAAATTATATCGAGTGCATGCTCAACAAAAACCCTATAATACAGAGGTCAGGAAATGAGTTTGGAGGATTCATAAGATTGAGTAGAATGCATCCCGATCTCTTGTAGCGATGTAACATTTGACAATTGTAGGATCCTTGGAAGGTGGATTGGAATCTTGGATGTTACGAGTAGTATAGTTATGAGCTTTATTAATCAAGTGGATGCTTTGATAGACATAGCATGGCTGATAAGTTTACCTTCAAGAACAGCCCTTTGAAAGGGTGGCTGATAAGTTTACCTTCAAGAACAGCCCAAATTGAATGATCAGATATAGGGTTTCCTTATCCACAGGCTGATAAGTTTACCTTCAATAGCAAGGCAGGTACCGAGCAGCAGTAGTAAGGGTGTCTTGGAGCAGTGTGACTGACTTGTTGGATAAGCCAATCAAGTCGCTGGTGTACAAGAAAAAGAATCCCTAAATCACCGACCGTCCATTTGATATCTAACGGCCCTCTGATGCAAATTCCTGTTGAGGCATTGCAGTTTGATGCTTCTGCATTTGAAGTGTTCGAATAACCGATGTTGAAATGGCTATTAGCAaattgcattgatctttccatgtcAAGCCGGCAATAATAATTAATCTTGTGGTGAGCTTTTGGATCAATGTCAATCTACTCCTGCAAAAGTTCACTGTACTCGGTGATGTGATTTTATGGATGATCATAGGCTATAATAAATACCACATAAGTCACAATTGGCATCCCTTCGGGTCTCGTACGggatcaaataatttcatcatattTTCATTTATTAGTATGATTTGAACACATGACGTGCATCAAATTTCATAAATCTTAtcgttttatgatttatttgtttCCTTCCAATTGAATCGAGATTTTGATTCGGTTCGATTCAATTGAATAGAAATTTTATGATGAGAGATCTACAAGGGATGGGGACCGCAGGAAGGAAGTCGCACATGAACGCACGATCGTTGGACGTTAACAGCCACAAAGGATTTCAATTATTGGTGCCCTCATAAGAGTCGTCTTCGTCCTCCGCTGCCTCCATCACGCGGAGTCGACATGTTGGCTTTGCCCCTCTCGCAGGAGCCTAAGGTTGAGCGAGGAGGCACAGCGATCTCGTTTTCATTACACTGCCATCCACAGTTCAGATCACTGTGTGTTGTGCAAAAACAAAAATAACAGGGTCTTCGACAATGAAATGGTTGATTCTTCTGGTCATtgagtcggtagtttattgaacatgagatgatatataaaataatttacatCTTTAAACTCATACTCACGTGTAGGTGACAATTGATTCAACTTGAAATGTTGAATATTAAATAAGCGGCAGTCAAGAAATATTATAATAAGttaatagttcaaatcctttttATAGTATCAATATTTTTGTCATTGCTCTTCTCTTAGGGGAGCTAACGACTTATGATCCTCCTTCTAATTCCTTTTATTGATAAGTTCTTTTTATAGCGTGTATTCCTGTAAGCTCATACTCGAGAACTTCAAAAGAATATCTCGAAGGATAAAGATAACCCAACAGGTTTACAAGTAATTGATTCCCCTACTTCTAATGTGAAACTAAATATCCTTATCATTATCTAATTTATAATCTAATTATCGAGACATGTAACAAAGTACCTCctctttacaaaaaaaaaataataaaaaaatacgcTTTGAATCCGCAGACTTACCCATGAATATTAAGTGCATGCAAGTGGATAAGACAACGTAGTCCATGATGGGAAAAATGTGCGTTTCGTGGACGATTTAGTCAATGGTTGGCTTCATGCTGCAGTCTCCATCGGGTTTCATGGAACTTTGACTTAATGGTCCTTTCCCCCATTGACTCCTATAAATTATTTCGGAAAACTTCTAATTTTAATGGTTGGCTTCACACTTCAGCCTCCATCGTGTTTTCATGGAACTTTGACTTAATGCCCCTCCTCCCATTGATTCCTATAAATTATTTCGGAAGCTTATAATTAAAACCGACCCTTTCTTTTATAGATCTGTAATAAAGTCATATGAtcgaaaaatataaattaatttactACAACTAATAAAAAACCATAGTCACATTGAGAAAGCCAAAGGATATGAACGCATACCATCGAGATTAGTATTTAGTatagaataaaaaaaatcattttcatggtaactaatttttctctatctttaatatgtttgagaaaaggaaaaacattttttttttgaattttctaaaATATCCTAAATcttttcttctttcctcttctcctcTCACTGATAATGCAAGACTGTAATCAATGTGTGAAGACGAGGATTTCATAAAAGTTGGGGTCCAGCAATCTTTAGTTAGATTAAATTTGAAATAATTATGAAGAGGATCCAAAACTTTATTCTGAGAGACTCCAAGTCAACAAGAACAGTATTAATCATGTTTCAAGCATTTATTACGGAAATAAAAGCTTGACAAAAACAACACTGGGATGGGGGATGAGTTGCTTTCATAGTATTTGGATCCTCTTCATAAAAGTTTGACAAAAAGTCATATAGAGTTGCTTtcatattcttttaatttttcatttattttttatatttatatttatatttatatataagtctaaatttaacattttttttactttttattatttatttaacttCTATTCTAATAGTTAGATTCATAAATCTTTAGTTAGAttaaatttgaaataatttatgaaGAGGGTTCAAAACTTTATTATGAGAGACTTCCAAGTTCCTGTCAATATTAACAAATAATAATACTAAACGAAGACCTCTCAtattaatcaaaatatgatgatttatatttaaattttggtAATAAAAATTATCTTCAAGTCAATAAGAACAGTATTAATCATGTTTCAAGCATTTATTACTGAAATAAAAGCTTGACAAAAACAATACTAGGATGGGGGATGAGTTGCTTTCATAGTATTTGGATCCTCTTCATAAAAGCTTGACAAAAAGTCATATAGAGTTGCTTtcatattcttttaatttttcatttattttttatatttatatttatatataagtctaaatttaacatttttttactttttattatttatttaacttCTATTCTAATAGTTAGATTCATAAATCTTTAGTTAGAttaaatttgaaataatttatgaaGAGGATTCAAAACTTTATTCTGAGAGACTTCCAAGTTCCTGTCAATATTAACAAATAGTAATACTAAACTAAGACCTCTCATATTAATCAAAATATGGTGAtttatatttaaatctttggtaAGAAAATTTATCTTCAAGTCAATAAGAACAGTATTAATCATGTTTCAAGCATTTATTACGGAAATAAATGCTTGACAAAAACAATACTAGGATGGAGGATGAGTTGCTTTCATATTATTTGGATCCTCTTCATAAAAGCTTGACAAAAAGTAATACAGAGTTGctttcatattattttaatttttcatttatttttttatttttatttttatatataagtcTAAATTTAAcccttttttactttttattatttatttaacttTTATTCTAATAGTAGTTGTATGTGAAATTAGACGTCACACCGATGAACATATGATCAataatataaatctaaaaaacCAAATCAAGATAAGAAGCGATGTCTTCgattacataaaaaaaataaattaaatatatataaattaaaataaaaagtttAGAAGAGGAATTCGGAGGCATGCAAGCAATGTCCTAAGCATATTCCTCATCCTTGTGCAAATATCATCGATGAGCCGCCCAAAATAGAACTAGGATGATTCTTCTTTGAATACaatcatgaaaaatatgaaaaaatttaACAAAGAGAAATAAATGGAACCAAGAAACTCAGTAAAAGttagaaaatttttatattttctttcttcctctcagtttctatttttcttagatttttgataaaaaaaattatttttttatacaaATATCGTATTAAGAAGTGATTTATTTATAGCCAAACTCCAGTTATCATAACAAGGGTAAATGGATAATTTCATAATTATCTAatatatggatcaaatatgtgtcATGTCCAAACATGGCTCATCAAACCCAGATAAATAATGCATGTGAATGGGTTTGGACTAATTTTGCTTCTTCAAATTTTGGAtaatttagttattattattattattattatttcaataaTAGGAAGTATTAATGTAATTAATAAAAGAATCGATATGGGCGTTGTATCTACCCAACCGCTGCTGTTGACTTACATTGGGTGTTGTAATTAATAAaaattctatttatttatttgtctaatattttaaattcatttttttgatttttttacagGCATGCAGAATTTATCTGACGGAGTCGT
Above is a genomic segment from Musa acuminata AAA Group cultivar baxijiao chromosome BXJ3-4, Cavendish_Baxijiao_AAA, whole genome shotgun sequence containing:
- the LOC135634797 gene encoding uncharacterized protein LOC135634797, with amino-acid sequence MGEDLLTTLSIENRHPSTLLTMDPSGGTVSSSSHEDSDRELFIQHQQVVLSVAPDINLPLSVARSPSQQSWNSDTGDILDVGLGPQIYDAETTRHIPKATAARKCSKRGDSIWGAWFFFSCYFKPMLMEKSKGKVIRHDVFMVQHDMENMYMWVFKERPENALGKMQLRSYMNGHCRPGEPQFPFSVDRGFVRSHKMQRKQYRGLSNPQCVHGIEVVRSPDPKLVREVDRQKWVELTGRGLNFSIPPEASDFESWRNQPSTEIELERRPRPPPPKGTSHTHPENLSSSQSNHCNGDGMDRSSVCSKRRKDFFLPAMDEDRDHVEPSWLNEFTGVMRHAYGPVTAAKTIYEDDDGYLIMISLPFADQQRVKVSWRNSVMHGILKIICISTARTPYIKRHDRTFKLTDPSPEHCPPGEFVREITLPMRIPEDANLEAYYDESGALLEIMVPKHRMGPEEHEVRVCILRPHHR